The following coding sequences lie in one Rutidosis leptorrhynchoides isolate AG116_Rl617_1_P2 chromosome 4, CSIRO_AGI_Rlap_v1, whole genome shotgun sequence genomic window:
- the LOC139843689 gene encoding short-chain dehydrogenase TIC 32, chloroplastic-like isoform X1, whose protein sequence is MPWLIAFKGKSGFSARNTAEDVTKGIDGHGLTAIITGPTSGIGLETARVLALRGVHVVMAARNVEAATKCKETIIKGCSTATIDIMELDVSSLESVTNFANEYISKGLPLNILIANAGIMAPPFSLSKDGIESQFATNYLGHFHLTNLLLDTMKNTAKNSGKEGRIILVSSEVHRLTYKGGIVFDKLNDEKCYNSFYAYGQSKLANILHAKELARRLKEEGVDITINSLHPGVIATNLSRHSSFMSVCLYGLFKHLQKNIPQGASTTCYLALNPKVKGVSGEYFADNNVAKPSGKGKDMELAKKLWECGMELTKSK, encoded by the exons ATGCCTTGGTTGATTGCATTCAAAGGGAAATCTGGATTCTCAGCTAGAAACACAGCTGAAGATGTTACAAAAGGAATTGATGGACATGGCCTAACTGCTATTATTACAG GGCCAACAAGTGGCATTGGACTAGAAACCGCGCGTGTCCTAGCTTTGCGTGGTGTACATGTAGTTATGGCAGCCAGAAATGTAGAAGCCGCTACAAAATGTAAGGAAACCATAATAAAGGGTTGCTCAACTGCTACCATTGATATTATGGAGCTTGATGTAAGTTCACTGGAGTCGGTAACAAACTTTGCGAATGAGTACATTTCCAAGGGTCTTCCCCTCAACATCCTCAT TGCTAATGCAGGGATAATGGCTCCTCCATTTTCACTTTCTAAAGATGGAATTGAGAGTCAGTTTGCAACCAACTATCTTG GACATTTTCATTTGACAAATCTGTTGTTGGATACAATGAAAAATACTGCTAAAAACAGTGGAAAAGAAGGAAGGATCAtcttagtttcatcagaagttcatAGGCTGACTTACAAAGGTGGAATCGTATTCGACAAACTAAACGATGAAAAATG ttacaATAGTTTCTATGCTTATGGACAATCAAAGCTTGCTAATATTCTACACGCGAAGGAGCTAGCAAGGCGCCTTAAg GAAGAAGGGGTGGACATTACTATTAACTCTTTGCATCCTGGAGTTATTGCAACGAATCTTTCACGTCACTCGAGCTTTATGTCAG TTTGCTTATATGGACTCTTCAAACACCTTCAAAAGAATATCCCACAG GGAGCTTCAACGACATGTTACTTGGCGTTGAACCCGAAGGTAAAAGGGGTTAGCGGTGAGTATTTCGCCGATAACAATGTGGCGAAACCGAGTGGTAAGGGCAAAGATATGGAGTTGGCCAAGAAACTATGGGAATGTGGTATGGAACTCACCAAATCAAAGTGA
- the LOC139843689 gene encoding short-chain dehydrogenase TIC 32, chloroplastic-like isoform X2, which produces MAARNVEAATKCKETIIKGCSTATIDIMELDVSSLESVTNFANEYISKGLPLNILIANAGIMAPPFSLSKDGIESQFATNYLGHFHLTNLLLDTMKNTAKNSGKEGRIILVSSEVHRLTYKGGIVFDKLNDEKCYNSFYAYGQSKLANILHAKELARRLKEEGVDITINSLHPGVIATNLSRHSSFMSVCLYGLFKHLQKNIPQGASTTCYLALNPKVKGVSGEYFADNNVAKPSGKGKDMELAKKLWECGMELTKSK; this is translated from the exons ATGGCAGCCAGAAATGTAGAAGCCGCTACAAAATGTAAGGAAACCATAATAAAGGGTTGCTCAACTGCTACCATTGATATTATGGAGCTTGATGTAAGTTCACTGGAGTCGGTAACAAACTTTGCGAATGAGTACATTTCCAAGGGTCTTCCCCTCAACATCCTCAT TGCTAATGCAGGGATAATGGCTCCTCCATTTTCACTTTCTAAAGATGGAATTGAGAGTCAGTTTGCAACCAACTATCTTG GACATTTTCATTTGACAAATCTGTTGTTGGATACAATGAAAAATACTGCTAAAAACAGTGGAAAAGAAGGAAGGATCAtcttagtttcatcagaagttcatAGGCTGACTTACAAAGGTGGAATCGTATTCGACAAACTAAACGATGAAAAATG ttacaATAGTTTCTATGCTTATGGACAATCAAAGCTTGCTAATATTCTACACGCGAAGGAGCTAGCAAGGCGCCTTAAg GAAGAAGGGGTGGACATTACTATTAACTCTTTGCATCCTGGAGTTATTGCAACGAATCTTTCACGTCACTCGAGCTTTATGTCAG TTTGCTTATATGGACTCTTCAAACACCTTCAAAAGAATATCCCACAG GGAGCTTCAACGACATGTTACTTGGCGTTGAACCCGAAGGTAAAAGGGGTTAGCGGTGAGTATTTCGCCGATAACAATGTGGCGAAACCGAGTGGTAAGGGCAAAGATATGGAGTTGGCCAAGAAACTATGGGAATGTGGTATGGAACTCACCAAATCAAAGTGA